One window of Coregonus clupeaformis isolate EN_2021a unplaced genomic scaffold, ASM2061545v1 scaf0868, whole genome shotgun sequence genomic DNA carries:
- the LOC121542639 gene encoding zymogen granule membrane protein 16-like yields the protein MFSSLLVTVFLASCLAMPIKDPYSYSSAVGQGGGTPFASSGEGRITAVRVWENNNAYINGFQLRYSNIWSPVFGREVGTKQEMELFKDEAIVEVSGKYNPGDYIYTLVFTTNMGRTLAAGQPNQVSFNFYPANMGNELRMLSGRFNGAGITSIGAHWGLVYMEEAGNSTSS from the exons ATGTTCTCAAGCCTGTTAGTTACAGTCTTCTTGGCCAGCTGCTTGGCAATGC CCATCAAAGACCCGTACTCGTATTCCTCTGCGGTGGGTCAGGGAGGTGGCACCCCATTTGCTTCCTCCGGTGAGGGACGCATCACAGCGGTCAGAGTGTGGGAGAACAACAACGCCTACATCAACGG GTTCCAGCTGAGATACAGCAACATCTGGTCTCCTGTATTCGGTCGCGAAGTGGGTACAAAGCAGGAGATGGAGCTTTTTAAGGATGAGGCCATCGTCGAGGTGTCTGGGAAGTACAACCCAGGAGACTACATCTACACCTTGGTGTTCACAACCAACATGGGGCGCACTCTGGCGGCCGGCCAGCCTAACCAAGTCTCCTTCAACTTCTACCCAGCCAACATGGGCAATGAGCTGAGGATGCTCAGCGGTCGCTTCAACGGTGCCGGGATCACTTCCATCGGAGCCCACTGGGGATTGGTGTACATGGAAGAGGCTGGAAACAGTACCTCCTCTTAA